The Rickettsiales bacterium genome includes a region encoding these proteins:
- the gatA gene encoding Asp-tRNA(Asn)/Glu-tRNA(Gln) amidotransferase subunit GatA encodes MTDNLRELTLAQMRDGLRKKEFSAVELTQAHLDEIEKTNSYYNAFITITKDKALEMAYASDTRIAKGEGGAVEGIPVGVKDLFCTKGVLTTAASHILDGFVPQYESAITENIWNAGGVMLGKVNLDEFAMGSANITSYYGNVVNPWQRKGDDAKLVPGGSSGGSAALVAANLAPMALGTDTGGSIRQPAAFCGVVGMKPTYGRCSRWGTIAFASSLDQAGPITRDVRDSAIMLSVMCGHDKRDSTSANLEVPDFEGLLNSDVKGKKIGVPTEYRPEGINEDISKVWDNGIKLLKEAGAQIIEISLPHTKYALPTYYIVAPAECSSNLARYDGVRFGLRVGGDGSLTDMYEQTRAAGFGREVKRRVMIGTYVLSAGYYDAYYKKAQKLRWLIAEDFRKAFEMVDVILTPTTPSAAFDFNHKPKDPVEMYLNDVFTVPSSLAGLPAISIPAGLNKDGLPLGLQIIGKAFDEQEVLNVAYGLEKILPARIHFTDAVDN; translated from the coding sequence ATGACAGATAATTTACGCGAATTAACATTAGCGCAAATGCGTGATGGGCTTAGAAAAAAAGAATTTTCAGCGGTGGAGCTAACACAAGCGCATCTTGATGAGATAGAAAAAACTAATTCTTATTATAACGCTTTTATAACTATCACCAAAGACAAAGCTCTTGAGATGGCGTATGCTTCTGATACGCGCATTGCAAAAGGTGAGGGCGGAGCGGTTGAGGGTATTCCGGTTGGAGTAAAGGATTTATTTTGTACTAAAGGGGTGCTTACTACCGCCGCCTCTCATATACTTGATGGTTTCGTACCACAATATGAATCGGCGATTACTGAAAATATCTGGAATGCTGGTGGGGTAATGCTGGGTAAGGTGAATCTGGATGAGTTCGCTATGGGTTCGGCTAATATCACCAGCTATTATGGCAATGTGGTAAATCCATGGCAAAGAAAAGGTGATGACGCTAAGTTAGTACCAGGTGGCTCTTCCGGTGGCTCGGCGGCTTTGGTTGCGGCGAACCTCGCTCCAATGGCGCTGGGTACAGATACCGGAGGGTCAATTCGGCAGCCCGCCGCTTTTTGTGGTGTGGTTGGGATGAAACCAACTTATGGTCGCTGCTCACGCTGGGGGACTATTGCTTTTGCTAGTTCGCTTGATCAAGCGGGACCTATTACCAGAGATGTTCGTGATAGCGCTATAATGCTTTCGGTTATGTGTGGTCACGACAAAAGGGATTCAACCTCCGCTAATCTGGAAGTTCCGGATTTTGAAGGACTACTTAATTCTGACGTAAAAGGTAAAAAAATTGGTGTTCCAACAGAGTATCGTCCAGAAGGAATTAATGAGGATATAAGCAAGGTTTGGGATAATGGTATAAAACTGCTTAAAGAAGCGGGCGCGCAAATAATAGAGATAAGCTTGCCACACACTAAATATGCTTTGCCAACTTACTATATCGTAGCTCCCGCTGAATGCTCATCTAATCTCGCTCGCTATGATGGTGTACGCTTTGGCCTGCGGGTTGGTGGAGATGGTAGTCTTACTGATATGTATGAGCAAACCCGTGCCGCTGGCTTTGGTAGAGAAGTAAAACGGCGGGTTATGATCGGAACTTATGTACTGTCCGCTGGTTATTATGACGCTTACTACAAAAAGGCGCAAAAACTACGTTGGCTTATCGCTGAGGATTTTAGGAAAGCTTTTGAGATGGTAGATGTGATACTTACTCCAACCACCCCATCAGCGGCGTTTGATTTTAACCATAAACCGAAAGATCCAGTGGAGATGTATCTAAATGATGTGTTTACCGTGCCTTCTTCGCTGGCTGGACTGCCAGCTATTTCTATTCCCGCCGGATTAAATAAAGATGGTTTGCCGCTGGGCTTACAAATTATCGGCAAAGCGTTTGATGAGCAGGAAGTTCTGAATGTGGCTTATGGCTTGGAGAAAATACTCCCCGCGCGTATTCATTTCACTGATGCAGTGGATAATTAA
- the gatB gene encoding Asp-tRNA(Asn)/Glu-tRNA(Gln) amidotransferase subunit GatB, translating to MLIKGNTGDWEIIIGLEVHAQINTKSKLFSGASTEFGNEPNENVAFLDAGMPGMLPVLNEEAVTQTIKTGLALGAQINLKSVFDRKNYFYPDLPQGYQISQYLDPIVGKGEIVLDMPEGDKKVGVTRIHIEQDAGKSLHEYKPKNTCIDLNRAGVPLMEIVSEPDIRSADEAVSYMKKLRSILRYIGSCDGDMEKGNLRCDANVSVRKLGEEFGTRCEIKNLNSMRFMNKAIEFEAMRQVDILESGGVIDQETRLFDSAKGETRTMRSKEDAHDYRYFPDPDLLPLEFSQEYVDSLKSNLPELPDAKKQRYMEKFGLSAYDAGVIVAEKSISEYYEELVVKIDPKLAASWMTVELFARLNKMGLDIENSPIAAEKFSGLLALISDDTISGKIAKDVLDIMFESGKEAAVIVEEKGLKQVSDSGAIEKIIDEVLAANPDKVAEYKGGKDKLFGFFVGQTMKASGGKVNPQVVNELLKKKLS from the coding sequence ATGTTAATAAAAGGTAATACAGGCGATTGGGAAATTATTATCGGGCTGGAGGTACACGCTCAGATAAATACCAAATCTAAACTTTTTTCAGGAGCGTCTACTGAATTTGGTAATGAACCGAATGAAAATGTGGCGTTTTTAGATGCTGGAATGCCGGGAATGTTGCCCGTGCTAAATGAGGAAGCAGTAACGCAAACTATAAAAACCGGACTTGCTCTGGGCGCGCAGATTAATCTTAAAAGTGTGTTTGACCGCAAAAATTATTTTTATCCTGACTTACCGCAGGGTTATCAGATTTCACAATATCTAGATCCTATAGTTGGCAAGGGTGAGATAGTTTTGGATATGCCAGAAGGTGATAAGAAAGTCGGAGTTACCCGTATTCACATTGAGCAGGATGCTGGTAAATCCTTACATGAATATAAGCCTAAAAATACTTGTATTGACTTAAACCGTGCCGGTGTGCCGCTTATGGAAATTGTCTCCGAGCCGGACATACGCAGCGCTGATGAGGCGGTGTCTTATATGAAAAAACTGCGCTCAATCTTGCGTTATATCGGCAGTTGTGACGGTGATATGGAAAAAGGTAATCTACGCTGTGACGCGAATGTTTCAGTGCGCAAACTGGGTGAGGAGTTTGGTACACGTTGTGAGATTAAAAATCTTAACTCAATGCGTTTTATGAATAAGGCAATTGAGTTTGAGGCGATGCGTCAGGTAGATATTTTAGAAAGTGGTGGGGTTATAGATCAGGAAACTCGGCTGTTTGATTCAGCAAAGGGCGAGACCCGCACCATGCGCAGCAAAGAGGACGCTCACGATTACCGCTATTTCCCTGATCCTGACTTGCTGCCTTTGGAGTTTTCACAGGAATATGTTGACTCACTAAAATCCAACCTGCCGGAATTACCGGACGCTAAAAAACAGCGTTACATGGAAAAATTCGGTTTATCCGCTTATGACGCTGGAGTAATTGTCGCTGAGAAATCTATAAGTGAGTATTACGAGGAGTTGGTAGTTAAAATAGATCCTAAACTTGCCGCGAGCTGGATGACGGTTGAACTGTTCGCCCGTCTTAACAAAATGGGCTTAGATATTGAGAATTCACCAATTGCGGCGGAAAAATTCAGTGGTTTGCTTGCTCTTATTTCCGATGACACCATATCTGGTAAAATAGCGAAGGATGTGCTGGACATAATGTTTGAAAGCGGCAAGGAAGCCGCCGTCATAGTTGAGGAAAAAGGCTTAAAACAGGTAAGTGACAGCGGTGCTATTGAAAAAATAATAGATGAAGTGCTTGCCGCGAATCCTGACAAGGTAGCCGAGTATAAGGGCGGTAAGGATAAGTTATTTGGCTTTTTTGTCGGACAAACTATGAAAGCCAGCGGCGGCAAGGTAAATCCGCAGGTGGTAAACGAGTTGCTGAAGAAGAAATTATCTTGA
- a CDS encoding type II toxin-antitoxin system prevent-host-death family antitoxin, whose product MQVGMFEAKTQLSKLVAFAQDGEEVFITNRGIVVAKITAVSSWQPNKAKKLVDKMRKMTKKNPIGSFEEIMEWRKEGRK is encoded by the coding sequence ATGCAAGTAGGTATGTTTGAGGCAAAAACACAGCTTTCCAAACTGGTGGCGTTTGCTCAGGATGGGGAAGAGGTCTTTATAACTAATCGTGGCATAGTAGTCGCCAAGATAACGGCGGTCAGCAGTTGGCAGCCTAATAAGGCAAAAAAACTGGTGGATAAAATGCGGAAAATGACCAAAAAAAATCCTATTGGCAGTTTTGAAGAAATCATGGAATGGAGAAAAGAAGGGCGTAAATGA
- a CDS encoding type II toxin-antitoxin system VapC family toxin, translating to MIVIDASIFIAAIIDDESDEFSDSIYELITNEEITVVVPPIFYYEVANVFLQVLRRKRITKEKYHNYLEILSDFPLFVDGGQLFLEVANLAEVHSLTVYDASYLEVARRNGCLLATLDKQLSKAASNIGVKFELNG from the coding sequence ATGATCGTTATTGATGCCAGCATTTTTATAGCGGCGATTATAGACGATGAATCCGATGAGTTCTCCGATAGTATTTATGAGCTTATTACAAATGAAGAGATCACCGTTGTAGTTCCGCCGATTTTTTATTATGAAGTAGCTAATGTATTTTTGCAGGTATTGCGTCGCAAAAGAATTACAAAAGAAAAATATCACAACTATCTAGAAATTTTGTCTGACTTTCCCCTATTTGTAGATGGTGGTCAGCTATTTTTGGAAGTAGCTAATTTGGCGGAGGTGCATAGTTTAACTGTTTATGACGCTTCTTATTTAGAAGTGGCTAGGCGCAATGGTTGTCTGCTTGCGACTCTTGATAAGCAGCTTAGTAAAGCAGCATCTAATATTGGTGTTAAATTTGAGTTAAATGGATAA
- a CDS encoding SDR family oxidoreductase, producing MTEKSLFIFGAGYSALAIAGRAIDSGFSVSASCRGAEKKDLLKERGITPISFEEITETLLKNFTHILSSIPPQKNIGDIAIPYLPEDIGEGRWLGYLSTTGVYGNHDGAWVDENSPLYPDNDRLKRRVEAEKQWLARGGHIFRLSGIYGKGRSAIDDVISGKARRIYKEGQLFSRIHVDDIASVVLTSMLNPSPATIYNVCDDLPAAAHEVVEYACELLGKDPPLLIPFEQAEMSQMAREFYSANRRVKNDKIKRDLQVGLLYPDYREGLSAILQQMNA from the coding sequence ATGACGGAAAAATCACTTTTTATTTTTGGCGCTGGTTATAGCGCGCTCGCTATCGCTGGTAGGGCTATTGATAGTGGATTTTCGGTGTCAGCCAGTTGTCGTGGTGCTGAAAAAAAAGATCTGCTAAAAGAGCGGGGAATAACCCCAATTTCTTTCGAGGAAATAACTGAAACTCTACTAAAAAACTTTACTCATATATTATCCAGCATACCGCCACAGAAAAATATTGGAGATATAGCTATACCATATTTACCAGAAGATATAGGTGAGGGCAGGTGGCTTGGCTACCTGTCAACTACGGGTGTTTATGGTAATCACGATGGAGCGTGGGTGGATGAGAATAGTCCGTTATATCCCGATAATGATCGCCTTAAAAGACGAGTGGAAGCTGAGAAACAGTGGCTCGCGCGTGGTGGGCATATATTCCGACTGTCAGGGATTTACGGTAAGGGTAGGAGCGCCATTGATGATGTAATATCTGGAAAGGCGAGAAGGATATATAAGGAAGGGCAGCTATTTTCACGAATTCATGTTGATGATATTGCGTCTGTGGTGCTTACCTCTATGTTAAATCCGTCACCAGCTACTATCTATAATGTTTGCGATGATTTGCCCGCCGCCGCTCATGAGGTGGTTGAGTATGCTTGCGAGTTGCTTGGAAAAGATCCGCCACTGCTTATTCCATTTGAGCAAGCGGAAATGTCGCAGATGGCAAGAGAGTTTTACAGTGCGAACCGACGGGTGAAAAATGATAAGATAAAGCGAGATTTGCAGGTTGGTTTGCTCTATCCTGATTATAGAGAGGGACTTTCCGCAATATTACAACAAATGAATGCTTGA
- a CDS encoding DUF692 family protein, giving the protein MKTDIERLPNLGFGLGLRAKHYPYILEHKPKIDWFEIISENFMDTDGRPKRNLSRIKEHYPIVMHGVAMSIGTVDPLNSEYLRKLKALMEWVKPAWISDHLCWTGVAHKNTHDLLPVPYTEEALKHIVQRIKEVQDYLECKIALENPSTYLEFKTSHIPEAEFIARMAEESDCNLLLDVNNVYVTCYNHRLDPKKYLDSVPIDKVIQIHLSGHTNKNTHIIDTHDDHVIDEVWNLYKYVVSKAGRVPNTMVEWDDNIPEFPVLNAELEKARGAAENFADYTLPDLARENIPQLANRKTSLIEEQKHMQRAVMEGGSFDSDPTSWIRSKESFAPHEQLSVYINAYRYRLNDVVVEDYPVLKYYLGEKLFEDTVWDFVNTARPDNFNIARYAAKFPEFVGKNISDDIFAYELCQLETAITQLADCAETEVLEQKHLTGMTPEKLMESVLYPRKALRLFAFAHQVNAYYQAVMDDEEPESFILGNSHVAVFRHEDSMWRMDLEEQEYNLLKKLFSGAKVGEALDNVDESAGDKLAEWFSRWINNGLLASHESMNDQEKHIHETA; this is encoded by the coding sequence ATGAAAACAGATATAGAAAGATTGCCTAATCTCGGTTTTGGGCTTGGTCTTAGAGCCAAGCACTATCCATATATTCTTGAGCACAAGCCAAAAATTGACTGGTTTGAGATTATTTCCGAGAATTTTATGGATACTGACGGCAGACCAAAACGGAATTTATCACGTATCAAAGAGCATTATCCTATTGTGATGCATGGCGTGGCGATGTCCATAGGTACGGTTGATCCGCTTAATTCAGAATATTTGCGAAAATTAAAAGCTTTAATGGAGTGGGTAAAACCAGCTTGGATATCCGATCATTTATGTTGGACGGGAGTGGCTCACAAAAACACACATGACCTTTTGCCGGTACCCTACACTGAAGAGGCGTTAAAGCACATAGTTCAGCGTATCAAAGAAGTTCAGGATTATTTGGAATGTAAGATCGCTCTTGAAAATCCCTCAACCTATCTTGAGTTCAAAACATCCCATATTCCTGAAGCGGAATTCATTGCCCGTATGGCGGAGGAATCCGACTGTAATCTTTTGCTAGATGTAAATAACGTCTATGTGACTTGCTATAATCATAGGCTTGATCCAAAAAAATATTTGGATAGCGTTCCTATAGATAAGGTTATTCAAATACATCTTTCAGGTCACACCAATAAGAATACACATATTATAGACACGCATGATGATCATGTAATAGATGAGGTGTGGAATCTATATAAATACGTGGTATCCAAAGCCGGACGTGTGCCTAATACGATGGTAGAGTGGGATGATAATATACCGGAGTTTCCGGTATTAAACGCTGAGTTGGAAAAGGCGAGGGGGGCAGCCGAGAATTTCGCTGATTATACGCTTCCAGATTTAGCGCGAGAGAATATCCCACAGCTTGCGAATCGTAAAACATCTCTTATTGAGGAACAGAAACACATGCAGCGCGCGGTCATGGAAGGTGGTAGTTTTGATAGCGATCCGACAAGCTGGATCCGTAGTAAGGAATCATTCGCGCCACACGAGCAATTATCAGTGTATATTAACGCTTATCGTTATCGTCTGAATGACGTGGTCGTAGAGGACTATCCAGTATTAAAATATTATCTTGGTGAGAAACTATTTGAGGATACGGTGTGGGATTTTGTAAATACAGCACGACCTGATAATTTTAATATCGCGCGCTACGCGGCGAAGTTTCCAGAGTTTGTGGGTAAAAATATTTCAGATGATATATTCGCTTATGAGTTATGTCAGTTGGAGACTGCCATAACGCAACTTGCTGATTGTGCTGAGACCGAAGTTTTAGAACAGAAACATCTTACGGGTATGACACCGGAAAAATTAATGGAATCAGTTTTATATCCAAGAAAAGCTTTGCGACTTTTCGCTTTTGCTCATCAGGTAAATGCCTATTATCAGGCGGTAATGGATGATGAAGAGCCTGAGTCTTTCATTTTAGGAAATAGCCATGTCGCCGTTTTTCGCCATGAGGATTCTATGTGGCGTATGGATTTGGAAGAGCAAGAATATAACCTGTTAAAAAAATTGTTTAGCGGCGCAAAAGTCGGAGAGGCGTTAGATAACGTGGATGAATCCGCTGGCGATAAACTTGCGGAATGGTTTTCACGGTGGATAAATAATGGGTTGCTCGCAAGTCATGAATCTATGAATGATCAAGAAAAACATATACATGAAACAGCGTAA
- a CDS encoding cation diffusion facilitator family transporter — MGHGHDHGEKDMADGRLIAAVGINLLLTIAQVIGGIISGSLSLVADALHNFSDAASLVIALFARKIGRKPPDELRTFGYKRAEIIAALINLVTLVIVGVYLIYEALWRFFKPEMVEGWLVIIVASIALIIDVVTAILTYNMSKNSVNMKAAFLHNLSDALSSICVIIAGSLIILYDWYWVDSFLTLLIAGYVLYQGFSMLPSTIHLLMEGTPAHLSISKVISAMEEIEGVDSVHHVHVWQLDEHHNALEAHIVSGVTQISEIEKIKTSLKSMLKDNFSVGHSTLEFEHANNTDCQYSNLR, encoded by the coding sequence ATGGGACATGGTCACGATCATGGAGAAAAAGACATGGCTGATGGGCGGCTTATTGCCGCTGTTGGCATAAATCTTCTGCTCACGATAGCGCAGGTGATTGGCGGTATAATTTCTGGCAGCCTCTCACTTGTCGCCGACGCTCTTCATAATTTTAGTGACGCGGCTTCTTTGGTAATAGCGCTTTTCGCGCGTAAAATAGGACGCAAGCCACCTGATGAGCTTAGAACATTCGGGTATAAAAGAGCGGAAATTATAGCTGCTCTTATCAATCTGGTGACTTTAGTTATTGTTGGTGTTTATCTTATATATGAAGCTCTGTGGCGTTTTTTTAAGCCAGAGATGGTAGAGGGATGGTTGGTTATAATAGTCGCTTCCATCGCTTTGATTATAGATGTGGTAACCGCCATTCTTACTTATAATATGTCAAAGAATAGCGTAAATATGAAAGCGGCGTTTTTGCATAATCTTTCGGACGCTTTATCATCGATATGTGTTATAATAGCCGGAAGTTTAATTATACTTTACGACTGGTACTGGGTAGATAGCTTCTTAACCTTGCTGATCGCTGGATATGTGTTGTATCAAGGTTTTAGCATGTTGCCATCTACCATTCATTTGCTTATGGAAGGTACTCCAGCTCATCTATCAATAAGTAAGGTAATATCAGCTATGGAAGAAATAGAGGGGGTTGATAGCGTACATCACGTACATGTTTGGCAGTTGGATGAACATCATAACGCGCTGGAAGCTCACATTGTAAGTGGCGTTACTCAGATAAGCGAGATAGAGAAAATAAAAACAAGTCTTAAATCCATGCTTAAAGATAATTTTTCAGTTGGGCACTCAACATTAGAGTTTGAGCATGCTAATAACACTGATTGTCAGTATAGTAACTTACGGTAA
- a CDS encoding multidrug effflux MFS transporter, translating into MEKTKEKTKAGHREFVMLMAVLMSVVAISIDAMLPALGFIRDDLGVSHPNHGQYIVGIIFAGMAIGQLINGVLSDAFGRKKILYVSLTMYFIGSIICVFANSLSIMLVGRFIQGIGVSGPYISVMSIIRDRYSGREMARIMSLVLTIFIMIPVIAPAVGQLILFFASWRYIFVMYVIYSISVGLWVYFRLEETLIPENRVPCRIANITHGVKTVLSNRVTLCYTLALGCIFGALNGELNSVQQIFQVQYKVGDMFAVYFGLQALAFGAASFVNYRLVDRFGMRYLCIFATSFIVFISLSFLILIAITDATFIMYFLYGMFLLFSIGILFGNLNAIAMEPMGHIAGMASAIIGCISTIIGILFGTVIGQMYDGSLTPIIAGFFVMGNIALIIMLYENRKEKILIR; encoded by the coding sequence ATGGAAAAAACTAAAGAGAAGACAAAAGCTGGGCATAGAGAGTTTGTCATGCTTATGGCGGTACTTATGTCGGTAGTGGCGATTTCTATAGACGCTATGCTGCCAGCGCTTGGCTTTATCAGAGACGATCTAGGTGTATCCCATCCTAATCATGGGCAATATATAGTTGGGATTATTTTTGCTGGAATGGCAATCGGACAGCTTATTAATGGAGTACTTTCTGACGCTTTTGGACGGAAAAAAATTCTTTATGTAAGCCTCACTATGTATTTTATCGGAAGTATAATCTGTGTTTTCGCGAATAGCCTTAGTATAATGCTCGTCGGGCGCTTCATACAAGGTATAGGTGTTTCTGGGCCTTATATATCGGTCATGTCCATAATCCGTGATCGTTATAGTGGGCGTGAGATGGCACGTATTATGTCGCTGGTTCTTACCATATTTATCATGATACCTGTGATCGCTCCCGCTGTTGGACAGTTGATATTATTTTTTGCCTCATGGCGGTATATTTTTGTCATGTATGTAATTTACTCTATATCAGTTGGGCTGTGGGTATATTTTAGGCTAGAGGAAACTCTAATACCAGAAAATCGTGTGCCGTGTCGTATTGCTAACATTACTCATGGAGTGAAGACCGTATTGTCAAACCGCGTAACACTATGTTATACGCTCGCTCTTGGTTGTATATTTGGCGCGCTTAACGGTGAGCTTAATTCAGTTCAGCAGATTTTTCAGGTGCAGTACAAGGTGGGCGATATGTTTGCTGTGTATTTTGGACTACAGGCTTTAGCCTTTGGCGCGGCTTCCTTTGTGAATTACCGGTTAGTTGATCGTTTTGGTATGCGTTACCTATGTATTTTCGCCACCAGCTTTATTGTTTTTATATCTTTATCTTTTCTAATATTAATAGCTATAACAGATGCTACGTTCATTATGTACTTTTTATATGGCATGTTTTTGTTGTTTAGCATTGGTATTTTGTTCGGCAATCTCAACGCTATCGCTATGGAACCAATGGGTCATATAGCTGGTATGGCATCCGCTATTATTGGGTGTATATCAACAATTATCGGCATATTATTTGGAACAGTGATAGGTCAGATGTACGACGGAAGTCTTACTCCTATTATCGCTGGGTTTTTTGTTATGGGAAATATTGCTTTAATTATTATGCTGTATGAGAATAGAAAAGAGAAAATTCTTATAAGGTAG